CGGAGTGAGGGGCCGCGTGGGCAGGTCGACGGTGATGGTCGACGTGCCGACGTCGCCGATCACGGCGTTGGTGGAGGCGAGCACGAAGGTCTGCACCCCGCGTTCGCGGGCGAGCTCCAGCAGCCCGTGGGTCACGGCGACGTTCTCGGTGAACGTGTCGTCGGGCAGCTCCACCGACTTCAGCACCGACGTGAGGGCCGCGAGGTGGACGATGGCGCCCGTACCCGCGGTGACGGCGGCTTCGCGGGTTTCCGCGTCGCGCAGATTGCCGGTGACCACGCGCACGCCCTCGTCTTCGGTGACGTACGGGACCCGGTCCACGACGGTGACGGGGTAGCCGCGATCACGCAGTTCGCGCACGGCCGCGCGGCCGATGAAGCCGCTGCCACCGGTGACGACGACGGGTGTCCTTTCAGGACCGTTCTCCAGCACCATGGCGCACAACCTACCTCCGCAGCCTGTGAGCCAGGACAGCGGACGAGCGCGGCCGGGCCGATCGGTCCCGGATGTCCGGTAGGTCCGCCCGCGCCCGGCGCCCGTGTGTGGCCACCCCCAGTGACCACACACGGGCGCCCGTCTCGTTTTCGCGACATCCCTTGCGTCGGAGTGTAGCGTTGACGTGACGGTTGATGTCAAGTTTTCGTGACAGCTATGCTTCACGTCGTCACGAGCGGAGGACGGTTGGGGGACTGATGACCGGGACGCCGGACACGGGGGACGCAGGGGCCACGGCGAGCGGTCCCGACGAGGAGACCAGCTTCGCCGACCGGCTCGCGCACTTGATCTCGACGGTGCACCCGCCGGACCGCAAGCCCTACTCCTACCGGGAGATAGCGCAGGGGGTCGCCGAGCTCACCGGGGTGAGCATGTCGGCCACCCACGTGCAGCAGCTCGCGGTCGGGGCGCGGCGCGACCCGAAGCGCTCGCACATCCAGGCGCTGGCGCGCTTCTTCGGCGTGCCCGTCACCTACTTCTTCGACGACGACGTGGCCGAGCGCGTCGACGGGCAGATCGCCGACGTCGTCGCGTGGCGCGACACCGGCGCCCGCGACCTCGCGCAGCGCGCGATGCGGCTCTCCGAACGCGACCGCGACACCGTGTCGGCGCTGGTGGACCAGCTGAACAGCTACGACGCCGGGCGCGAGCGCACCCGCCGCGGGCGCAAACCCGAGTAGCTATGCTGATCACCGCCGGGGCGCCGCGGTGCACCCGGCTGGTCCAGCCGCCGAGCGCACCGGGAGGGGTCATCGACCCGAGCCTGAGAGCGCGCGCCCGCACCCGAGTGCACGAGCTGCTGCGCGACGTGCCGCCGCCGCGCCCGTGGTCGATGAACGCGTGGGTCGACGAGCTGGAACGCCACCGTGGCCGCGAGATCGACCTGGTGGCCGTGGAGTACGAGCCGGGCCGGCCTTCGGGCGCCTGGCAGCGGCGCGCGGACTACGACCTCATCGCCTACACCGCCGGCACTTCGCCGTTGCACCAGGACCACATCATCGCCCACGAGCTCGCGCACCTGCTTTGCGAGCACCGCGGGTCCTGCGTGATGTCCGACGCCGAGGCCGTGGCGCTGGCGCCCGACCTCAGTGCCCACACGCTGTCGCACCTGCTCACGCGCGTGACGACCGACGTCGACGAGCACGAGGCCGAGCTCATCGCCGTGCTGCTGATGAGTGCGGCGACGGCGGAGCGCGAACCGCTGAAGCCCGGTGCGTCCGGGCGCTCCGCCGATCGCGCGCGGCGGCTCGCGTCGCTGCTCGGGTAGCGGCCGGATGATCGACGCGCTGTTCTTCGGGGTCGGGCTCGTCGCCGTGGCCGTGGGCATCTGGCGCGCCGTGCGGGCGCGGCGCACCGGTGCGGGTGCCGGGCTGGCCACGAGCCTGATCGCGCTCGGTCTCGCGCTGATCCTCCTGGCCGACAGCGCGCAGGCGATCGAAAGCCGGATGTACCCGAGCCTCGGGCGGCTGCTGTCGAACCTCGCGACGATGGTGGCCGCGTACGGCATCGAGGTCACCGTCGCCGAGATCGGCGGGGTGGCGGAGAAACGGCGCCGGAGCCGGCTCGCCGCGCTCGTGGTCGCGCTGGTCATGCTGGTGGTCTCGTTCTTCTCGACCCGTGGCCTGCCCGTGGGCATCGGCCTGTTCGACGAGCTGTACCGGACCAATCCGACGCTGGTCGCCTACATCGTGGTCTACACGCTCTACCTCGGGTTCGCGGTGCTGGACATCGCGATCGTGTCGGCGGGGGCGGTCCGCGCGGGCGCCGGCGCGTTGCGGGCCGGCCTCGGGCTGATGCTCGTGGCGTGCGCGTTCGCGCTGGCCTACCTCGCGGGCAAGATCGTGGACCTCGTCGCCGACGTGACCGCCGAGCACCCGGTCGCCGTGGTCTGCCGCGGCGCGTTCTCGACGGTCGACTGCGCGCTGGCCGTGGGCTTCCCGGCGATCTCGGTGCTGCTGATCGTGATCGGCCTGACCGTGCCCGCGATCCCCTCGGCCGGGCGCGCGGTGCGCGACGCGCGGACGCGGGCCGAGCTGCGCCCGCTGCGCGAGCACCTCGCCGAGCGGTTCCCCGACGTCGTGCGCCTCGGCCGCGCGGGCGCGACCGGGCGCGAGCGGCTGCTGACGGTGCTCAGCGAGATCAACGACGGCCTGCTGCTCGCCGGGATCCCGCCGTCGGCTCCGCCCGAGGCGGCAGCCGACCTGTTGCAGCGGGGTGGCGGCGACGCGGTGGCGGGGCCGGCCGGCGACGTCGAGGGTGACACCGCGCTCGCGGCCGACGTCGCTCGGCTGCGGGCTATCGCGCGGGCGTTGCGAGAGCAGCGGTCAGCCGGAGCTGCCAGCCCTGTTCGGTGAGCACGACCAGGTGCAGCGCCTCGGCGCGAGCGGTCAGCGGCAGGAGCTGCTCCACGAGCTTCGTCACCTCGGTGTTCTGCTCGTCGCTGCCGCCCATCGCGACCGTGAGGTGGGCCGGCGGGTGCGCGCCGAAGCGGCCGCCGTATGGCTGCACGCCGGGCCAGCGGTCGCACGCGGCGTCGGCGAGCGGCTGCAGCGCCGGGGCCGCCGCGGCGACGAACCCGGGAGCGACCACGAGGTCACCCAGCGCGACGTCGACCGCTTCGTGGGCCGCGGCCAGCGCGGTCACGGCGGCGTCGACCTCGTCCGTGAGCTCGGTGGCGGGCAGGAACGGGTAGAGCGCCGTGACGTGCGGGGGCAGTCCGGGCCGCACGAGCGCGGGGCTGACCGCGACGGCGGCCTCGAACAGGCCGGCCGCGGCGGGGAGCTCGACGACGAGGGCACTGGTTCCGGGAGCGGGCACGAGGTGATCTTCCCGTACCCGCACCGTATCGGGGAATTGAGGCTCACCTACCTTCTCGGGGGTACCCGAATGGGAACCCTAAGTCTTTCCCAAGTTTTCCGCTGCATTGTGCACCTGGCCCTACACTCGGTGAATGAAGATCGTCCTATGGACCGCATTATGCGGATTGTGTGCCCTCGCCGGCCACGTGCTCCTGGGCGTCGTGGCGGTTTCCCTGCTCCTGGCCTGTGTTCCCGCGCGGCGGGAAGTCGGCCGGGGAGCCGAAGAAAGAGAATTGATCACCACTTGCGGCTGATATTCCCCGGGTCGCCGCGCAATTGCAATTCAGTGGTAATAACCGGCCACCGGCAGGCGGGCTTCGTCGAACAACGCGGGCCCCTGCAGTTCGAAACTCGCGGCGGGCGCGGGGGGTTTGAGGGTGGCCAGCTGCTGCGTGGACAGCGCGAAGACCACGCGGCCGAGTCCCGACCGTTCGATGGCGCCCGTGCACATCCCGCACGGCTGGCAGCTCGTGTACATCGTCGTCAGCGCGGCCGTCTCGGGGCTGAGCTCGCGCGCGGCCCAGCGCGCGAGCTTCAGCTCGGGGTGCGCGGTGATGTCCCGGTCGGTGAGCGACGTGTTCCACTCCTCGACGAGCACCTTGCCGCCGGCGCCGGCGAGCAGCGACCCGAACGGCGGGTTCCCGCTGGCCCGCGCCGTGGCGGCGAGCTCGATCGCACGGCGGAGCAGGGCCTCGGTCATCGTGGTCCCCTTTCGAGGGAGTGCTGCTTCCAGGCGTCCGCGATGGCCGCGAGCGTCCGCCAGGCCGCCGAGGGCCGCCTGGTCTCTTCAGGGTCGCCCGAGAACGGGTCGAACACCACGTCTTCGGCGCCGAGACGCCGAAGTTCCTCCAGATCGCCCACGATCTGCTCCAGCGTGCCCTCACCCGCGAGCCGGTCGGCGGGCGGGGCGTCGGTGAGCCGCAGGACGATCCGTGGCGCGAAGCCCGGCACGGGTCTGCCCTCGGCCTCGGCGAGGCCCCGCAGCCGGCCGAGCGCGTCGCGCACCCACGGCAGCCGGAAGCGCAGCGGATGCCACGCGTCGCCGAAGCGCACCGAACGGCGCAGCGCGGCGTCGCTGCCGCCGCCGATCCACAGGGGCACCCGGCCCGCGCGGTAGTCGTCCTCGTCGGCCCACGCGTCCCGGATGGTCGCCAGGTGCGCGTCGGTCAGCGCGCCGCGACGTTCGAACGGCACGCCGAGCGCCGCGTACTCCTCGCGGGCCCAGCCGACGCCCACGCCGAGCACGAACCGGCCGCCGCTGAGATCCGCCAGGTTCGCGGCCATGCGCGCGGTGAGCAGCGGGTGCCGGTAGGGGAGGATCAGCACGGTGGTGCCCAGCCGCACGTTCGCCGTCGCGCCCGCCAGCCACGACAACGTGGTGAACGGCTCGTAGAAGGGCGCGGGGTACTGCGCCGCCACGTCGGGCGTGATGGCGACGTGGTCGGACACCATCAGCAGGTCGTAGCCGAGCCCCTCGCTGGTCTGCGCCCACGCGCGCAGCACACCGGGGTCGGCGCCGGGGCCGAAGTTCGGGATGTTCACACCGAGTCGCACGGCGCCAACGCTAGCGGCGGGGAGCCCGGCCGGTGAAGGGATTCCGTCCGGCAGACCGGCCCGATGGCCGTGGATCTGCCGGTAGATTGCGGGAATGGCCGAGACTCTCGACGACACCGACTGGGCGATCCTCGCCGAGCTGCAGCAGGACGGCCGGCTCGCGCTCACCGAGCTCGGCAAACGGGTGAGCCTCAGCGCCTCGGCGGCCACCGAACGCGTGCGGCGGCTCGAGGCGCTCGGCGTGATCACCGGCTACCGCGCCGAGGTCGACCTCGGCAAGGTCGGGTTCGGCGTGCTGGCCGTGGTGCGGCTGAAGTTCCCCGGCAACCACCACGAGGCGCTGCACCAGCTGCTGGCCGAACGCGCCGAACTGCTCGAATGCCTGCGCACCACCGGCGACGACTGCTACACGCTCAAGGTCGCCGCCACGTCCATGGCACACCTCGAGCAGCTCATGGGGGAGCTGGCGCGGTTCGGCAGCACGACCACGAACGTCGTCTACAGCCAGACGCTGCCGTATCGGGGGCCGCGCAAACCTGCCTGAAGTATTCCGCCGATTTGTCGAAGCGCGCCCGGCCCCTCCGACGCATCCGTGAAGGGGCGCTCCTGGCGTCCCTCGGAGCGGAGGAGCGGACATGGGCACGGAGATCGACGTCCGGTGGGAAGGCGTGCTGGCGGGGACGCCGGAGCAGGTGTGGGACGCGTTCACGGCACGCACCGGCGGCTGGCTGTGGGAGATCGCCTACGAGCCGCGCCCCGGCGGTGCCG
The sequence above is a segment of the Amycolatopsis sp. 2-15 genome. Coding sequences within it:
- a CDS encoding nucleoside deaminase, which translates into the protein MTEALLRRAIELAATARASGNPPFGSLLAGAGGKVLVEEWNTSLTDRDITAHPELKLARWAARELSPETAALTTMYTSCQPCGMCTGAIERSGLGRVVFALSTQQLATLKPPAPAASFELQGPALFDEARLPVAGYYH
- a CDS encoding 2'-5' RNA ligase family protein — encoded protein: MPAPGTSALVVELPAAAGLFEAAVAVSPALVRPGLPPHVTALYPFLPATELTDEVDAAVTALAAAHEAVDVALGDLVVAPGFVAAAAPALQPLADAACDRWPGVQPYGGRFGAHPPAHLTVAMGGSDEQNTEVTKLVEQLLPLTARAEALHLVVLTEQGWQLRLTAALATPAR
- a CDS encoding Lrp/AsnC family transcriptional regulator, yielding MAETLDDTDWAILAELQQDGRLALTELGKRVSLSASAATERVRRLEALGVITGYRAEVDLGKVGFGVLAVVRLKFPGNHHEALHQLLAERAELLECLRTTGDDCYTLKVAATSMAHLEQLMGELARFGSTTTNVVYSQTLPYRGPRKPA
- a CDS encoding LLM class flavin-dependent oxidoreductase — translated: MRLGVNIPNFGPGADPGVLRAWAQTSEGLGYDLLMVSDHVAITPDVAAQYPAPFYEPFTTLSWLAGATANVRLGTTVLILPYRHPLLTARMAANLADLSGGRFVLGVGVGWAREEYAALGVPFERRGALTDAHLATIRDAWADEDDYRAGRVPLWIGGGSDAALRRSVRFGDAWHPLRFRLPWVRDALGRLRGLAEAEGRPVPGFAPRIVLRLTDAPPADRLAGEGTLEQIVGDLEELRRLGAEDVVFDPFSGDPEETRRPSAAWRTLAAIADAWKQHSLERGPR
- a CDS encoding helix-turn-helix domain-containing protein is translated as MTGTPDTGDAGATASGPDEETSFADRLAHLISTVHPPDRKPYSYREIAQGVAELTGVSMSATHVQQLAVGARRDPKRSHIQALARFFGVPVTYFFDDDVAERVDGQIADVVAWRDTGARDLAQRAMRLSERDRDTVSALVDQLNSYDAGRERTRRGRKPE